One genomic region from Saprospiraceae bacterium encodes:
- a CDS encoding DegT/DnrJ/EryC1/StrS family aminotransferase, giving the protein MQMVDLKSQYLRIKPEIDAAIHRVLDHGQYINGPEVKEIQQALEAYHGDTTHVIPCANGTDALQIALMALDCKPGDEIIVPAFTYVATAEVIGLLHLTPVMIDVDYQSFLSTPELIEAAITSKTKAIVPVHLYGQCADMEAIMELASRHRLYVIEDNAQAIGADLIYQDGTRKKSGTAAHIGCTSFFPSKNLGCYGDGGAILCHDTALAEKIRMIANHGQQKKYYHDLIGVNSRLDSIQAAVLNVKIKHLDSYCQARYTVAQAYSTAFREVASLTTPYEVPHSTHVYHQYTLKVIDGRRDQLAEYLSSKGIPNMIYYPVPLYDQKAFSALKGKVDFLPVTDRLCKEVISLPIHTEMQDDDLHRIIDTVLSFFK; this is encoded by the coding sequence ATGCAAATGGTAGATCTTAAATCACAATACCTTCGAATAAAACCAGAGATCGATGCCGCCATACATCGGGTACTGGATCATGGTCAGTATATCAATGGTCCGGAAGTAAAAGAAATACAACAAGCTTTAGAGGCTTATCATGGCGATACGACCCATGTTATACCCTGCGCCAACGGTACGGATGCCCTTCAGATAGCCTTGATGGCACTTGACTGCAAACCCGGTGATGAGATCATCGTACCGGCATTTACCTATGTTGCTACCGCTGAAGTGATTGGTCTGTTGCATCTGACTCCGGTGATGATCGATGTAGATTATCAAAGTTTTTTGAGCACCCCGGAGCTGATTGAAGCAGCCATAACTTCTAAGACGAAAGCCATTGTGCCGGTTCATTTATATGGACAATGTGCTGATATGGAAGCTATCATGGAGCTTGCATCCAGGCACAGGTTATATGTGATTGAAGACAATGCACAAGCTATCGGTGCCGACCTTATTTATCAGGACGGTACGAGAAAAAAATCAGGCACTGCTGCGCACATTGGCTGTACTTCGTTTTTTCCATCTAAAAACCTCGGCTGTTATGGTGATGGTGGAGCGATTTTATGTCACGATACAGCGCTGGCAGAAAAAATCAGGATGATAGCCAACCACGGCCAACAAAAAAAATATTACCATGACCTGATCGGAGTCAATTCGAGACTGGACAGTATTCAGGCGGCGGTGTTAAATGTCAAAATAAAACATCTCGACAGTTATTGCCAGGCCAGGTATACAGTGGCACAGGCCTATTCTACTGCATTCCGCGAAGTTGCTTCATTGACCACGCCGTATGAAGTTCCACATTCTACCCACGTATATCATCAGTATACGCTCAAGGTGATCGATGGACGCAGAGATCAACTGGCGGAATATCTTTCATCTAAGGGGATACCCAATATGATCTATTATCCGGTTCCGCTGTATGATCAAAAAGCCTTTAGTGCTTTAAAGGGGAAGGTTGATTTTTTACCTGTGACGGATCGTTTGTGCAAAGAAGTGATCTCCCTGCCCATCCATACAGAGATGCAGGATGATGATTTGCACCGTATCATCGACACTGTCCTGAGTTTTTTTAAATAA